The window GTCTCAAATTTTTTAGGTGAAGAGAAAAAGACTTTAGATTATGAGGTTGTTGATGGTGTTGGTGAGATACTTAATATGATAGCTGGTGGTGCAAAAAAAATCTTTGGTGAAAAATTGGGTACTCGATTTAAAATATCTATTCCCTCATTAATAATTGGAAAAGGCCACATTGTTAATATTCCAAGTGGTTTGAAATATATAGGAGTGCGCTATTCTCTGGAAAATGAGAAATTTTCATTAGAAGTTTCAATGAGAGAGGAAAACAACTCATACTAAATTAATGTTAATTTATATTATTTGCTTTGTATTGGGGTTAATTTTTGGTAGCTTTATGAATGTTTTAATTTATAGACTGCCAAGGGACATTAGTATTATATATCCTTCTTCATATTGTCCAAATTGTGGCAGTAAGATTAAACTATATAATAATATACCTCTTGTTAGCTATATTTTATTGAAAGGTAGATGTAGTTGTTGCAATAGTAGAATCTCTATAAGATACCCCTTAGTTGAGTTTTCCTATGCTTTAGTAGTGCTTGTGTTTGCTATTAATTTTGGTGTAGGTTATAGTTTTATATATTATTCTATTTTTGCTTTTTTCCTTTTAGCAGCATCTTACTCAGACTTATTTACCCTAATGGATAAAAATTTTACTACAGGTGTTATACCTAACAGTATAAATTATACTGGTATATGCTTAGGTGTTGTTTTATCAATTTTGCCAAATATAGTAAATATACAACAATTTGGACTAGATATAAATTTTAAACAATCAATTATTGGTGCAGTGAGTGGCTATATTTTTTTATATATACCAAATCTTGTTTATAAACTATTAAAAGGCTATGATGGTATAGGTGGTGGTGATATGAAGTTATTAGCTGTTGTAGGTTCCTTTATGGGTATAAAGTTTGTGTTATTTGTGTTATTTATATCCTCACTTATCGGATCTATTGTAGGTATTATCATAGTTTTAATAACAAGGAATAAGAACTTTCCCATTCCCTTTGGGCCTTTTATTGCTATTTCTGCTTTATTGCTTATTTTTTTGAAAGACTATATAAGTAATATTTATAATATGGGTTTTGTTAAATGAAGAGCTATATATATGATGAATTAGAATTGTTAAAAAGGGGTACAGTTGAGATTATAACTGAGGAAGAATTAGTAAATAAAATAGAAATATCAAATAAAGAGAATAAAAAACTTAATATAAAAGCCGGTTTTGATCCATCAGCCCCTGACTTACATTTAGGTCACACAGTGGTTTTACAAAAAATGAAACACTTCCAAGATTTAGGGCATAATGTTCTCTTCTTAATAGGAGATTTTACTGGAATGATAGGTGATCCAACGGGGAGGTCTGAAACGAGAAAGGCATTAACAAGTGAAGAAGTTAAGAAAAATGCTGAAACATACAAAGAACAAGTTTTTAAGATATTAGATCCAGATAAAACAAAAATAGTTTTTAATAGTAGTTGGATGTCTAAGATGAGTGTTGAAAAGTTTATTGAGCTGACGAAGCTTTATACAGTTGCCAGGATGTTAGAAAGGGATGATTTTTCTAATAGATTTAAAAACAATATTCCCATAGGTATACATGAGTTTTTATATCCACTAATTCAGGCATATGATTCAGTTGTATTAAAGGCAGATATTGAATTAGGTGGTACAGATCAAAAGTTTAATCTCATAGTGGGCAGAGATATTCAAAGAAGGTATAATATAGAACCACAAGTGGCTATGACTATGCCTATATTAGTGGGATTAGATGGTGTTCAAAAAATGAGTAAGTCCTTAAATAATTATATAGCCTTGAAGGATGCCCCTGAGGAGATGTTTGGTAAGATAATGTCTATAAGTGATGAATTAATGATAAGATATTATGTGCTATTGAGTGATAAGCCAATTAGTGATATAGATAAGGTTAAAAATGGAAAAATTCATCCAATGGATGCAAAAAAAGATCTGGCTTTTGAACTAGTAAATAAGTTTCACAGTTATAGTGCTGCAAAGAAAGCGCTTGAGCAGTTTGAGAGGGTCTTTACAAATAGAGAAATACCCAAAGATATTGAAGAATTTGTATTTTCAGATAATATAGATATTATAAGCATGTTAAAAAATATAGGATTTGCAAGCTCTAAATCAGAAGCTAAAAGACTAGTAATACAAGGAGGGGTTTATATTGATAATAGTAGAATAAATGATATAAATTATAAATTAAGTAAAGGTGAATATATCATAAAAGTTGGCAAGAGAAAGTTTGCAAAAATTAAGATTGTAGGCGCTAAAGGTTAAAAAGTGGTGGATATTAGGCCCTTTAAAGGACTGAGATATAATTTAGAAAAGGCTGTTTTAAAGAATGTTATTGCTCCACCTTATGATGTTATAGGGGAGAAAGCAAGAGAGAAATTAGAGCTAAAATCACCATATAATATCGTTAGGTTAACCCTTCCGCAGGGCGAAAGAAAATATGAAAAGGCAAGGGAGTTATTAAATAAGTGGAAATCAGAAGATGTCCTTGTTTATGATAAAAAGCCATGCTTATATTTGTATGAACAACAGTATGTGTATAATAACAAAAATTAT is drawn from Deferribacterota bacterium and contains these coding sequences:
- a CDS encoding chemotaxis protein CheX — its product is MKAEYINPFIEATFSVFSTMVNMKPKKDEVYLKEDRRTTYDVSGVIGLAGDIKGSVIISLPENLALKIVSNFLGEEKKTLDYEVVDGVGEILNMIAGGAKKIFGEKLGTRFKISIPSLIIGKGHIVNIPSGLKYIGVRYSLENEKFSLEVSMREENNSY
- a CDS encoding prepilin peptidase; the encoded protein is MLIYIICFVLGLIFGSFMNVLIYRLPRDISIIYPSSYCPNCGSKIKLYNNIPLVSYILLKGRCSCCNSRISIRYPLVEFSYALVVLVFAINFGVGYSFIYYSIFAFFLLAASYSDLFTLMDKNFTTGVIPNSINYTGICLGVVLSILPNIVNIQQFGLDINFKQSIIGAVSGYIFLYIPNLVYKLLKGYDGIGGGDMKLLAVVGSFMGIKFVLFVLFISSLIGSIVGIIIVLITRNKNFPIPFGPFIAISALLLIFLKDYISNIYNMGFVK
- the tyrS gene encoding tyrosine--tRNA ligase → MKSYIYDELELLKRGTVEIITEEELVNKIEISNKENKKLNIKAGFDPSAPDLHLGHTVVLQKMKHFQDLGHNVLFLIGDFTGMIGDPTGRSETRKALTSEEVKKNAETYKEQVFKILDPDKTKIVFNSSWMSKMSVEKFIELTKLYTVARMLERDDFSNRFKNNIPIGIHEFLYPLIQAYDSVVLKADIELGGTDQKFNLIVGRDIQRRYNIEPQVAMTMPILVGLDGVQKMSKSLNNYIALKDAPEEMFGKIMSISDELMIRYYVLLSDKPISDIDKVKNGKIHPMDAKKDLAFELVNKFHSYSAAKKALEQFERVFTNREIPKDIEEFVFSDNIDIISMLKNIGFASSKSEAKRLVIQGGVYIDNSRINDINYKLSKGEYIIKVGKRKFAKIKIVGAKG